TTTAATAACCTGTTTCATGGTTTTGTGAATCTGGGATTTTCATAGATAAGTGTTGTTCCTGTTTTCAATGTATTGAGATTTATATGGATTTATCTTTGTTCTCTAGATTAATTGGAACATTATTGAAGCTTATTTAAAAGTTTAGGAAATTTAGCATTATGGTCAAAAACAACTTGGATCAGAGTATGTCCTTTAGTTGGTGCTCTTCTCGAAGATGTCCTCAGCTGGGTCCACAGCCCTTcctccctcacccccatcccatTAGTTGATTTGAATCCCTGTTTATTTCACATTTGCATGCCAAATTTTAACAGGAAACAAACAGCCCTTGGGTATGTTTTCTGGATGCTTGGTTCTGTGTTTTTCCTGACCTCCTTTCCCCTCCGCCACTTCGTTTGAACCGGTACTTGGGAGGCTTGTTTACTGGATTGGAGAATGAGATGCTTGGCTGGGGTTGGTGCGGATATAGTGCCCTCTGGTGGAATTTTGTGAGAATTGCAAATTTCTCCGTATGACCTTAGAGGTGTTTGGGAAGTCTTAGCGGGCCTTCAAGGCTTCTCTGTTACATCTCAAATACTATATAGTAAATTAATAACATTGAAGTTTATTATCTACACTGGATATTTAAGAGATAATATGTTGGGGGTATTAATTGATTACTTGGTttgtttatcattataaaatttgACCTCAGGTGACTAGAAACAGGCTGCCGGCAGCATCTGTGCTTTTTCATCATCTCCCATCAATGTGTATGAGAGGTAAACAGAAAAGGAGTTCCCCCACAAAAGGTAATTGAAAAGAATCTAGGAACCAAGAGTTAAGCAGAAATAGCAAGGATCAGAAAATTTGGTCACAAACAATTCTTATTCTCAGCCCTCACTCAGATCTGAGCCCAGACATTTAAGGCCTAGCTAGAGGTTGAGAGCCTGCCAGACTATCATTCCTAGGGGAGACTTTGGGGGTGGTCATGGACAGAAAGTGACAGACGCACTCTTTGGGGGGTCTATAGAGTATTTGTACTATGCCTTTTGCTCCAGCTGGGCTTTCTGGCTgactttcttcctttatttcctttctttcaacagtttatttatctgactgtgaagggtcttagttgcagcaagcgggatcTTCATTGCCTCATGCAGATCTTTCATTGCTGGCACCGCaggctctttagttgcaacaTACGGGCTCCCTAGTTTTTGCACACAGGCTGCggagcacacgggcttcagtagttgcagcatgcaggcttcgttgctccaaggcatgtgggatcttagttcctcaaacacggatcaaacctgcatcccctgcactgcaaggcgtattgtttaccactgggccaccaggcaggTCCCTCAACAATTTCATTTTGAGGGTCACTCCCTTTTCCATTGCCATCGGCACAGTCACCGTGGCCCAGAGGACATAGTCACTGGCTTCAGTCAGACACACCTGCACTTGAATTCCTGTTTTGCCCTGTACCAATTACAAGGCTTGGACAAGTCAACCTGCTGAGTCTCAGCGCTCTAGAGGTTCCTTATAGAAACACGtgtgaggattaaaaaaataataacagagtAAACATTTCAGAAACAGCTTAGTGGATTTCCTTATcccaagaatgaggaagaaactGGGCCCATTGTTAAGGAGGTGACTCAGGCTTTAGGACTGTTGGTGTCTTCCAGAGGTTCCCAGAACCTTGGGTCTGTCCAGTAACACGTTTTGAAGGAACAGGAATGCGGAAATTCTGGAAGCAAATAAGCCTTTATTAAGCATCACCTATGGTACATATTTGGTGCATACATAGGAAGTTATGTAACTTGGCTATGACAAAGTCCTTACCTCTTAGGAGACTACACTCAAGGTGGTGAGGAAAAACCTGCTCAGGGAAAATGATTGCAGAAACAGAACAAAGCAAAGTGTCAGCTGTGTGAGCAAATTAACAAGGCAGGTGTAGCATAAGTGCTTAGGAGTTCCAGAACAAGGGAGTCAGTAGGAATGCTTGGAGAAGGCCTCCTTGGAGGTGCTCAGTGGGATTGGGATGAAGGTGGCTTTTATGCTGGGTACCAAAGAACATGGCAAAGATGTGATTGTGGGATGGCTTTCTGTGAGACGCTAGACAGTGAAATTTGCCACGACCCAAGGGGGACAGGATCTAGTAAATTATATGCACCGTGGTAGTGATGGTGACTGGTATATGAGTACGAAAGGAGGAAGTTGGAGAGAGATTGAACTTCAATTTGAATTCTATAAAAGTTTTAAGCCTGCAAATTTGAAATGTCACCATAGCAAAGCATTAATAAAGTTTTACTTTATTAATTTGAATTTGAAATGAAGCCAATCATTAGaaagttggggtggggggtggcggagAGAAGAGTTGGCAAAGTATCATTTCAACCAATATAGATTATAAATTCTATGTATCTTTCTTCCATATGGTGGTGCCACTTTGCTAAGCAAGCAGACGTACCCACTATTCTTTGTCAGGATGAGACAAATGATTCCAGTTTTGAGTTGTGAGAAATCAATATTCCATCAGGTAAAAGGCAGACAGTCACTTGTGCCTGGAGAAGCATCTGGTGGTGAATAACAGACTCTCCTCTCACCCCTTCATAGCCCCCCCTTCTATTGCATTCTCTCCCCCTATGACTCTCCTTGCACACTTCCTCTTACTCCCATCTCCCAACCCCATCAATCCTTTCAGCATCCCCTTCTCGTCTCCCCAATGTTTAGATGTTCAGAGACAGGAggtgcactggcaggtggagacCAGTGGCTCTCCTTTATGGCCACTATGTCTTCACCAGGGACCAAAGAGGGTACAGTGCAAGTCTGGAAGAACCCACAAAGGGGTAGATGGGGTAGACAGTGAGCCAGGCATTCCAAGCCCTGTCTCAGGGTGAACTCTTTGAAAGGAGAGCCTGGTCATCTTTCTCTGACTGCTCCACTTCCTGTAGCAATTGGTAGAGGGGTCTCCTGGAGTATATGTAACATGGAGCTTCTCTGGACCCCTTCAGCTTCCAGCTAGGATGGTAGCAACGATGCCAAAAGGAAGACACTCCATAGATTCCCAGCAGGCACAAAGCATTGATCATCACATGCCAGCAGAAGAAGGTGGTAATAAACATGATGTCACTAATGTCATCATCCTCCCACGGGTAGCCAGAGACTGGTTTGTAGAGAATGAAGCCCGCCTGTACCAGCCAGGAACCCATCATCTGAAACAGAAAGGTCTCAATCACAGCGAGTTGAAACGTATCGGGAGCCCACAGCTCGGCAGTGAACaccagcatcagcagcagcaccACCAAGATGAGCAGAGAGTGAACCTGCAGCTCCACCCCCGCAGAGTCCTGGACATGCGACGCCAACAGCAGCAGGAGCACGTAGAAGGTCAGCACCAAGATCCCTTTCTCTAGGGGCACACAGCGCTGAGGCAGCAAGTTTTTGCTCACGATGTCTATACAGCCATTGAGGGTAAGGAGGATGAACATGGTGAGGTGCTGCCACTGTTTGGCATACGTGAATCTCGGTGGCAGGTCCCTGTTCATCAGTGTCAACCCTCTCTCAACGCAGCTGATCTCATACGCCATCAAGCCAGAGCCAGCCAGCATCTTCAGCAAACCTCCGTGGGACAGTTTCCACAGCCTGGCCCATCTCCCTTTATTCTTGGGAGGCAAAGAAGAATCTGGGAAAGAGTTGCTGAATATCACAGCTTTGGAGACCACTACTGCTCGATATAGTCCATATGCAAATAGGAACAACCCTGGATACACGTGACCGATAAAGGTTCCCATTGAATCACAAATTGATCTAATGAAGGCGAGAAGCGTAAAACCCAGGCACGTCCTTCTAGGGCCACCTCAAGGTCTGGACTTTGGATAGAGTTGCCTTCCACCAACTTTTATCGTTTTGCCCCACCCACTGCTCCCCCACAGAGAGGAAATGCTTCTTGAAACAAGCCTACGACTTTAGTGGCATAAAGCCTCATTGTTCCATTCCATTCTGGAACACTGGGAATTAACTGGCTTCTGCCAAAGAAGAAAGCTGGTGAACGTGCCTTTAGAAGCCCTCTCTAGGGCCCTTGGGGTGCTTCTGGTCATACTTGTCCCTTTCTCCCATGGCTTCCTCCCCCTAGGACTGCGTACCCAGCActcagaggagagaggaggatgGAATGGGACTAGGGGTTGCCATGGTCTCGAGAGGAAGCCTGAGCACTCACAAATCCTTGGGTGTCCTTCGGCACCTCTCAAACATAACTCTGGCCCAATCATAGGGTTTTCTTTCTGGACACATATAGTTAAAAACATTTGTATACATGATCATATTTCGCACCTATCTGGCTTTTCTATTGTTCTTTTGTAGACTTGCTTTGAGGATCACCAAGAAAGCTCACTTCCTCTCCACCCCTTATCTCTCTACATTCCCACATTTGTCTCCCTATGTCAGCATCTCTAATGGCCAGTAAATGGACCTGAAAAGCTACCTTTTGATGCTGATTTTAGGGACTGGATATTTTGTACTGTGTCAACCTGACTAAGCTTGAGCCATGTTTCCCAGAGTTACCTTCCCTATATGGTTTAAGATTGAGTTGACTGCAAGAGAAGTTTAGATAAGAATCTGAACGTGAAAGTAAAGCAGCAACCTAATACACTCTGAGGGTACCAGGTGCCCCTACAGCTCACACATTCAGTTACTGATCTGCTTACCTTGGTATGGGCAGTCAGGCCTATAGCTCCCTCAGCTTCTCTTCGTGTAAAGGACACAAGCTTCTGCAAGCCAACTGCCACTGAACTGTGAGGTGACGAGAGGAAGACAAGCTATAGCCTGTTTTCACAGGTTGCAATTTGTCCTTGctctttcccaatttttttttttttgtgtgtaacaTACTTCTTCCTGACTGCTGCCACACATAGATGAAAGGACCGCCAGCCCACCACACAGAAGAGAGCCAAAAGCCTTCCATAGACTTCTTCACTCCAAATGCGTAAGGTCTAATATCCTTGAAAAATTCATATTCCCATGATCCATCTCTaactgataaaagaaattaagGTGTAATCCCTAAAATGTTGGTTCTGTCGAGAGGAGTGACTCCAGTGAGCTGGTGTTGGCCATTCGGATTCTAGCATGGATTAGCCCATCAGTTTCATTTATCTATGACTCCACTGGTGTCTAATGCACCTCAGAAGACAGAGTCCTAGGTATTGGTAACAGCCAGCTGAGTATAAGAAAGAGAATGATGAAGAACAAAGTACAGGGAATGTGAAGCCTATGATGGTTTTGGGTTTATTGTAGGAGGTACAAGCAGTAGGAGTTTCTCTGGGGGTGATAATAATGGTGAAGGAAGAGGAAGTTCACCCCTCAACATGAACAGTACTGACCTCACAGTCTGCATAACCATCCTTCTTCAAGGTACAAGCAATGCTGTGGGGCAGAGAGGCAGCACCTGTATGCTGATAGTGCCCCTAGTGAAAAGGAGGAGAATTTACATGCAGCTCACAGCACCCTCTGAGACCTCACTCCTACGCAACTACTTGTACATTGTCAAGTCtaatcaataccagaaaaaaagttaaatcttTCTGCCTTTGAGGATGACAGCAATTCAGATTTCTTCTTGCTATTGAGAGATTTGGTGGGGCTAGGGATTTGAGTGTGAAAgtaaattaggaagagcttaatTCAAGggagttttctcttttaaaatttttaacattaGGTATTTTTTATTCAATGTATAGTCATTGTAGAAAAATGAGGTAAAATACATTCACAAAAAGAAAGCAATACAAGTCATCTGTAATTCCATAAACTGGAGGTGACAACTGTTTTCTTTAAGATACAGAAACACAGTTCTAAGAAGGCAGCATGAAGAAGTGAAAAATGCATCAACTGAAAGTCAGAAATTTGAGTTCTCCTTTGACTTGCTGCATGTCATACCTTTcacctgaaaataaaaattttgttgaaCTTAACCTTCtattaaagtgaaaataaacagcATGAATATCGTTGCACAGAAAGGAGAATAATTATCTCCTGTCTCCATCTCCCTTTTGGTGAATTATCAAAACACCGTGAGAGCACCATAGGGCTCGATGATCAGAGGAAGGAGATTCAAGGGGAAAATCTGAGTGACACTTCTGAAGCAAGTCAGGAGGCAAGAACCCCAGGGATTGTCTTGGGTTTTTGGATTTGATCTGGGAGAAGCACAAGATGTATTGCTCTTCTGCATATCAGCAGGGCTGGGACAGGAAGTACATGGTCTGCAGGCCTCAAGAGGAGCCACATTTGCTcattcttactgttgcttctacTACTTTGAGGCTGTGATCCTAGTGAGTAGGAGCAGCAGAGCTTCCTCCAGCTCCCACACTCTCCTTGACAGTTGTTCCTGGCAACTGTGAGCCAGAGGccagaggaggagagaaaataGCAGCATTGACCCAATAGCAATGTGAGGTTGAAAGTGGCACATATGAGGACAAGAAGCCCCACTTCAGGTCCCGTCCGGGTTGTTCAGGCACCAAATCTGCATGTTGTTCATTACAACGTGAACATCCTGATCAAGACTTTGAAGATAAGAATCACCCACCCCAAACCAGACACTGCCCATGAGTAGCCGAGAAGGAAGCCAAAGGTAGTGAATGATTAGCAGAGCTGGCAGACAGCTCCAGGGTCTGTGGACAC
The sequence above is drawn from the Dama dama isolate Ldn47 chromosome 14, ASM3311817v1, whole genome shotgun sequence genome and encodes:
- the TEDDM1 gene encoding transmembrane epididymal protein 1, with the translated sequence MGTFIGHVYPGLFLFAYGLYRAVVVSKAVIFSNSFPDSSLPPKNKGRWARLWKLSHGGLLKMLAGSGLMAYEISCVERGLTLMNRDLPPRFTYAKQWQHLTMFILLTLNGCIDIVSKNLLPQRCVPLEKGILVLTFYVLLLLLASHVQDSAGVELQVHSLLILVVLLLMLVFTAELWAPDTFQLAVIETFLFQMMGSWLVQAGFILYKPVSGYPWEDDDISDIMFITTFFCWHVMINALCLLGIYGVSSFWHRCYHPSWKLKGSREAPCYIYSRRPLYQLLQEVEQSEKDDQALLSKSSP